A stretch of Porites lutea chromosome 5, jaPorLute2.1, whole genome shotgun sequence DNA encodes these proteins:
- the LOC140938401 gene encoding uncharacterized protein, translated as MPNGERISCYIKKESCFQAVYDWVGYPDGRPLFFTLHGGGGVKKPEDPVEGHCSLHLQEREEEEMLLLLDSEVSLRGSLPKGTEDLSSTLPDERKDDDAMRGVGPPEAKRPKGEAGVTEKGENNEKTKKKRKRRKKSKNEVGKE; from the exons ATGCCGAATGGTGAGCGCATTAGCTGCTACATCAAGAAGGAATCATGTTTTCAG GCAGTCTATGACTGGGTTGGCTACCCGGATGGCCGGCCCCTCTTTTTTACCCTGcatggagggggaggggtgaaAAAACCAGAGGACCCTGTTGAAGGACACTGTTCCCTCCACTTACAGGAGCGA GAAGAGGAAGAAATGCTTTTACTCCTTGATTCTGAG GTTTCCTTAAGAGGATCATTGCCAAAGGGCACTGAGGATTTGTCCTCAACCTTACCCG ATGaaagaaaggatgatgatgCCATGCGAGGTGTAG GTCCACCTGAGGCAAAGAGGCCAAAAGGGGAAGCAGGTGTCACAGAAAAAG gggaaaacaacgaaaaaacaaagaagaagcGTAAAAGGAGGAAGAAGTCAAAGAATGAAGTGGGCAAAGAATGA
- the LOC140936704 gene encoding uncharacterized protein — protein sequence MDAKGYLNVNDLRKIWKEEFLPSIKRELKSELEALRTSIRSIKTLTARVDGIEKSQSFISEKSPSELTVEQAVYRIECAIDEVQQYSRRDCLEITGIPILPEENPKQLIKEIGTLIDVNVEDAHLAAAHRLPDTKNVKHRLIVKFLHRDKREEMYKKRGNLIGKNISNLPSVQAAMGLAATSNNKIHINESLTGYRKQLFGRINDFKRKNNYKYLWTANGKIMLKAQDSSQTKSFVTHEEFEDYIEQISNNS from the exons ATGGATGCGAAAGGTTATCTGAATGTCAATGACTTACGGAAAATTTGGAAGGAAGAATTTTTGCCTAGTATTAAGCGTGAATTGAAAAGCGAACTCGAAGCACTCAGAACAAGCATCAGAAGCATTAAGACCTTGACAGCCCGTGTTGACGGGATAGAGAAATCTCAGTCCTTCATATCGGAAAA ATCGCCGAGCGAGCTAACTGTGGAGCAGGCAGTCTACAGAATTGAATGTGCAATCGACGAAGTCCAACAATACTCTCGAAGAGACTGTCTGGAAATAACGGGCATTCCAATACTGCCGGAGGAAAATCCAAAGCAGCTTATCAAAGAGATTGGTACTTTAATCGATGTAAATGTTGAAGACGCTCACCTAGCAGCAGCTCACCGGCTTCCGGACACCAAGAATGTGAAGCATCGTTTGATTGTCAAGTTTCTACATAGAGATAAAAGagaagaaatgtacaagaaacgCGGGAATCTAATTGGAAAGAATATTAGCAACTTGCCGTCCGTACAAGCCGCAATGGGTCTCGCTGCTACAAGCAACAATAAAATCCACATCAATGAATCTCTCACAGGTTATCGCAAACAACTCTTTGGCCGTATCAATGACTTCAAGCGAAAGAACAACTACAAATACCTATGGACTGCAAATGGGAAGATCATGCTAAAGGCTCAAGATTCTTCACAAACCAAATCTTTTGTTACACATGAGGAATTTGAAGACTACATCGAACAGATAAGCAATAACTcgtaa